The following nucleotide sequence is from Populus trichocarpa isolate Nisqually-1 chromosome 11, P.trichocarpa_v4.1, whole genome shotgun sequence.
taaaaaaatcgagatcatcaataatttaaaaaattggtcTCATAGTAAGATGATGTActctttttcttaaattattgagCTGGAATTTGAAGTACCTTctaacaaattttatttcttttggaaaaataaaattattatttgaaagaGCCAAATTTATTCCATTAAATACACCAAACTGATTTAAAAATACACCTTAATAATAACTCTCACAActgaattttacaaaaataaaagcaacaaTAAAATGTACTAAttctcaaaattttgtttccagctcatacaaaatcaaaatacttttgTAAAATGGCTTCAATATTTGTtccaaatcaaaattatttgttttgcatttttgtttttgtggtaacattgtattttttttttgtagttttatatatgtattaatataaaaataatttttttaaaaaatatataattttaatatattaaaaaaatattttaaaaaactcccTGATATAaacattatataaattaaacctaaaaaacatAGCTCAATTCATAGTAgaatagtttttaaacccgacccgaTGGTTGATCCAGTataatgatcgggtcacggatcagatgggttgacccgggtcaacctaaaaaataacttttatgataataaccatGGCAATGGATCCTACAATATAACGTAAActcaataaacaaaataattatattctcTACTTTATATAAACTCATTCCAGCGAGCCTTCAAGCTTGGacctgctctctttttttttcaagccaaaTCGCTAAGGGCAAactcttataaaataaaatgacaaaaacattcAATACATCATGAATTCTACACCAACCTCATCAAAATAAACCCCACATTTAGTAGCTAGAGCTAAATCCAATGCACcaccaaatcctaaaaaaaatcccaaattacaaattattctaagaaaacaaaaaaaaaaacaaaattgtaacAAAACCCATTTTCTCAAAACGAAAATTGAActataaaaatcataacttgATAACAACAAACAACAATTTGTTTGGATTCAACAACTTACTTTTGAttgaaggagagaagagaatTAAGTTATCATATAAGTACTGGCCATAACGTTGAAGGGCGAGTTTTGAGTCATCAACAAGCTTGAAATCAAGATCGAAATCACAAGATTTGAGAGAATTGAACAGGACTAAGTGGGAAGATTTGAGTAACAAGTCGTCGAGGAAGATTTGAGTGACAAGTCGTCGAGGAAGACTAAGAGGCGACGATCTGTTGGGGAATATGtggagaaagagagggagagaatgaGAAGGAGTGTGATCGAATATAATTGTTAAGATTGAAAAActgtttctttctatttttgcaGTCTTGGCTGTctaagtgagagagagagagagaaagagagggggggggggctGAAGACTAACCAAAAATTAATATGGCTATGAACTTTGAAGAGAGACGAGAATTAATCGACAGTAAAAAGCTAAAGCCAAAAACTACATcgtttaacatatatatatatatatatatatatatatatatatataaaacagtcGGGTTTTCTCGGCTCAACCGAGTTTTGCTGGGCCAATTTTCTTATGAGTCTTTTTCATCAACCAGCCCGATTCCAGCTTTGAAGTCAGCCAGATTCCAATCAATCCGCCGAGCtaggccgggttttaaaacactgCATAGTAGCAATAATCACAACCAAAGCAAAGCTAATCCTCCTTGcaagtaatatatattatgccAAAAATCATCActtcataatttctttgttAAGAACAAAGCTATTACTATCTTCTCCACTGCATAAAGCACCAACCTTTACAGTCATGGACTCTTATGGATCACAAAGGCTTGTGGCTTTAGCCCAGCAGCTTCGCTTCTACAAGCCACCCTCTCCATCACCAGATGAAATTGAAGAGCAAAACATAGAGGAAAGTGCAGGTAAAGTTGTTTCCCAAGTGGGTTTTCAAGAATCTGCAACCTCAATTTTTAAAGACCGTGAAAGGTTTAGACCCAAAAGAGCTGCCGTTTTGGTCTGCATCTTTGAAGGTGATGCTGGTGAATTTCGTGTTATTTTGACTAAGAGATCCTCCAGATTGTCTACTCATTCAGGTTTgtggattttctttcttatgaGAATTGGAGTTTTTGAATGCTGTTTgcttgctgattttttttaatttttctttagctCTGGGGATTTGTTGTCAATTCAGTTGAATGGTTATCGTGGCTGGCTGACTTGTGGATGCTCTTTATTTGGTGGGATGCGTGTGCCaagattttcatttcttttttaattcatgataaGAAATAGAGTTTAAGGGCAATTCACTTAGATAATTTTTCAATGTTGTAGTTTTTGCATAATGTAGTTAATAGTAACTGCTCTTAAATGATACTTCTCAACTTGAGTGGTTAGACTGGATAGAGATAGGAGTAAGACTGTGGAAGATAAAATGTATTGAATCTGATTGCTATCTTTTGAGCTTTTCTCCCAAGTTCAAATTATTTGAACTCATCTCGGCTGAGTTATTATATACTTAAACAAATGCTAAAACCCAGAAAggtttaaaatttgaatcattTTGTCTCTTTCATGCAACGTTGAAGGAATCAAATAGAGCAAAAGTTGTTGAACTCAATTGAACAACATCTCGATTATTTGATAAAACTTAgagataaaatttcaaaaacttaatGATTCACTAGAGAGGTTAAGGTAGTGGGACAATACGAGTCTTGTATTATGCAAAGCTATTGGTTATCATTTGCTAATAAAGACTTGAGATTGaaaattgcttttcttttctcatatttGTGACTGAGTAGTGAAAATGTAATAGCGGCACTGATGAGAGGTATGGGTGATAGTTGTTGGTTGGTCATTCCACTAAGTGGGTATTTTTGGTTGCAGGTGAAGTTTCATTACCCGGGGGGAAAGTAGATGAGAGAGATAAGGATGATTTTGAAACAGCAACAAGAGAGGCGAAGGAGGAAATTGGGTTGGATCCCTCACTTGTGGATGTTGTTACCGTTCTTGAACCATTTCTGTCTAAGGTATGAAAAGGGTACTTGTTCTATGTTCTCGACATTTATGGTGGACTTTCCTTCTTTCTATGGATTATGATTTCTGCTGATTTCCATAATATTTCATTTGACCAATTAACCTGTATGATTGTCTCAAAATTTGCTTGGAATGGGGGAGTTATTCTTGTAATACTGGTTGGCAATTTGAGGTTTAGACCACCTCTGACCTTGTGGAATGAAATGTGGACAAACACAAGATTACCAGCAGGAATTAGAGTCCAAAACCTTGAGGAATCTTGTGATTAGCCCCTGTCATTGAGGGGTAAATAGTGAAATTTCTTCTCTTTACTCTTATTAGGTGTTTGGAGGGGGAGAAGGCTGGTTTGTATCAATAAGGATGTGAGTGGCAGGAATTTGATGGGCTCATAAAGATTTTCCAGGCAGGACTTATTTCCACttttacttcttttcttttttgataattGAAACCTTCATTGATCAAGAAACAACTTGGCACATGATATGATCCTAATTACAGCAATGATTGTACAAAGAGACAACTAAAcaagaagcaaaaacaattaactGACAAATATCTGAAAATCTAGTACTTGCAGCAACCTCTTTCAGCAGCTTAGACCTGGACAACCTGTTTTTCACAACTTGAATAATGATTTACCACATGATGTTTTGACAGTTCCTAGAAAATGTCACCCACCACTATTCTTCTTATAAGTGGTCTTGATAATACCTCTTCCCCCTGTGTTAGTATGTCATGGTGGTTGGCCTCGTATATCtgaaatgaattattttataccTGTCAAAGAATAGGTAGTCAACGGATGTTTCAATTAATAAGTTTAACTTATCATATCTGGAAGTTATGAAGATGATGCTAGAATGCTTCCAGACTAGACTGGCAAACATGGATGCACATAatggaattttaattttttcataatccAGACCGTCATTCATCATTTATGTATCATGAAAGTCTTTTGAAAGTTTAGTGGCTCTTTTCTATTGTACTTCTTGCTTTCTTCTTTTAccataacaagtttttttttctaaagtcaGGGTATGTGAGGTGAACCTCCTAACCGTGAGATTTGAGAAGAGTGCAAGAGGATTCATCTGTTAGCTATCTAGCTATTTTCAGTTATGCAACCGTGATAATCAACATGAAATGGTGATGCAGtcatcttttgttttaaaatcaataacaatGTGATACTCTGTTGATAGCTATGATATGTGCATGATATACAGATTGCTTGGGTCTGTATGGGTGGTGTATAGCATTTGAGTTGTCTGATAAATGTGTCTGTTAGACATCAAAGAAAATTAAGCTGCTGTTgtctttatttttctgttttagcAATGATTGCTTTTCTTGCAGCACCTCCTCAGAGTAATTCCTGTTATAGGCATCCTCTCCAATAAGAAGGCATTCAAGCCCACTCCAAATCCTGCTGAAGTGGAAGCAATATTTGATGCTCCCTTGGAAATGTTCATCAAGGTTCACCATTTTCACTTTAATTAGTTGACTTAATCATTAGGtttctttaaaaagaatatgaaatCAAATGTTTTGTTCAGGATGAAAATCGACGAGTAGAGGAGAGTGAATGGATGGGAGAAAAGTATCTGATTCATTTCTTTGACTACGAAACAGAGaataaaaagtatttgataTGGGGTTTAACTGCTGGGATTTTGATTAAAGCTGCTTCGGTGGTCTTCCAACGGCCACCAGCATTTATGGAGCAGAATCCAAGGTTCAAGTTTCCTAAAGGTGCAAACAAAGATATGGTGATGCGTTGAATTATTCAGGAAAAATATTGTAGGG
It contains:
- the LOC7455922 gene encoding nudix hydrolase 15, mitochondrial codes for the protein MDSYGSQRLVALAQQLRFYKPPSPSPDEIEEQNIEESAGKVVSQVGFQESATSIFKDRERFRPKRAAVLVCIFEGDAGEFRVILTKRSSRLSTHSGEVSLPGGKVDERDKDDFETATREAKEEIGLDPSLVDVVTVLEPFLSKHLLRVIPVIGILSNKKAFKPTPNPAEVEAIFDAPLEMFIKDENRRVEESEWMGEKYLIHFFDYETENKKYLIWGLTAGILIKAASVVFQRPPAFMEQNPRFKFPKGANKDMVMR